Part of the Procambarus clarkii isolate CNS0578487 chromosome 20, FALCON_Pclarkii_2.0, whole genome shotgun sequence genome, gatgtaacaggTTTGTAACAAGTTGTAATAAGGTGACAACAGGGACCgttacgttgtgtgtgtgtgttttcagggCAATTGCGTGCAGAGAATGTCAACGTGACTTAAGAATCGCGTCACAGCCCTAACCagaattcatcaagcatttacgaaacctgtacatcttttcaacAATCATGGCGAattcgtttacatttattaaacattttatgCGCTCTGAAGTCCTACGAGGTTCCTTATGTCGAAAATAACCACACTTTGCACACTTCTAACCAAAGCTACCTTTCCGAACCAATCGTTAGCACACCTCACATAACCTCATGGGTTACGAGGTCACGAGGGGTCATGTTAAGATAGGTAGTGGAAAACAGTAAGTTAATACTCCATGGGCGTCAGAAGCTGTTTACTGTGACGCCCTAAACTATTTACTGTGACGCCCTAAACTATTTACTGTGACGCCCTAAACTATTTACTGTGACGCCCTAAACTATTTACTGTGGCGTCCTAAACTATTTACTGTGACGTCCTAAACTATTTACTGTGGCGTCCTAAACTATTTACTGTGGCGTCCTAAACTATTTACTGTGGCGTCCTAAACTATTTACTGTGGCGTCCTAAACTATTTACTGTGACGTACTAAACTATTTACTGTGGCGTCCTAAACTATTTACTGTGGCGTCCTAAACTATTTACTGTGGCGTCCTAAACTATTTACTGTGACGTACTAAACTATTTACTGTGGCGTCCTAAACTATTTACTGTGGCGTCCTAAACTATTTACTGTGGCGTCCTAAACTATTTACTGTGACGTATTAAATTGTTTACTGTGGCATCGTAATCTGCACATAAACAGTTACCATaataacgaacaacacaacaacaatatataattaacaacaatagcagtaataaCAAACAACATTTGTAAATTACGTTTGTAAACATGCAAACAATAATTACAAAACCCAACCTGCAGCCCAAGTAgtaagtcaaatactgactttAGTTTTTACCACGCAAGTGTAGTTCTTTCCTTATTCAGAAGACAATCAACTGACAGGACGAATCTTCCATCCAgcgtaataaaaaaaaatctgaaatgtaaattaaaattatacattatataatCTATTGTGGGGTTATGTATAgttaggtctaggttaggttaggtgaggttttttCGTTAGAGTGATTTAAGGAGCATTTACACTACTGGCTGAAGGAGGTGAACGAAGCACATTTCGAGTGCTTCAGACATGACTGGGTGGAGTATAAGTCCAAATACTGACTTAGGTAGACTATTGTTGTTGTCAGAACTTTGAGTTACACGCTGAGATCCTCACAGCCTTTTGTTGTGATGACTGgctgtagttttttttttattattgctattttctaccacagacgtggccacacatctacagtgctaatcagcatatatacattttcttctgtcctccatggacagggttagagatatgttaaacatatagttcaggggtttattgaactgtAGTGTGAGGAACACACGACTCTCCTCACTACGCTGTCTCCCAACAGGCAGAGTTAATGTGCTATTTGGTGCTTTGTCTAGAATTCTAATACTTATGAAACGTTAATTCAGCGGAAGTAAATCTAAAGGTAGATTAGGTTGGATTGTATACTATATTGCGGGTGGATTGTATACTATTGCGGGTGGATTGTATACTATATTGCAGGTGGATTGTACTTCGGCCGAGAGTGAGAAACGTGTCTCGCGGCTGTGTTCGTCCTGGGAGACAATGTTGAGGCTGGTggcagcgtggggggggggggggtgttagggacCGGGGTGGAGGGGGTGTGTTTGGGACCGTGGTGGAGGGGGTGTGctagggaccagggtggtggaggtgtgctAGGGaccggggtggtggaggtgtgttagGGACCGGGGTGGAGTGGGCGTGTTAGGGACCGGGGTGGAGGGGGAGTGTTAGGGACCGGGGTGGAGGGGGAGTGTTAGGGACCGGGGTGGAGGGGGAGTGTTAGGGACCGGGGTGGAGGGGGTGTGCTAGGGACCGGGGTGGAGGGGGTGTATTGAAGGTGGAGGGGTGTTTGTGGAATGGGTTAATAGTGGAGGGGGAGTGTTAAGAAGGGGTGATttagagggggagaggaagggagcgAGCAGTGTGTGATTAGGTAGGGGTGAGATTCAGGGGTTATCCAGTAGGCTTAGTCTGTCCCCatctcccccctcttcttccctcaccccccctctatCGCCACATACCCGCCCCCCTTCCCATCCATTACCTTCCTGAACCTTCCTCCCCCACCTGTTTTGCATCTGTCATCTCTGTCTGGTCCCGGACACTCACCGGTACACTGCACCAGTCACCGGTACACCGCACCAGTCACCGGTACACCGCACCAGTCACCGGTACACCGCACCAGTCACCGGTACACCGCACCGGTACACTGCACCAGTCACCGGTACACCGCACCATTCGCCGGTACACCGCACCAGTCGCCGGTACACCGCACCAGTCGCCGGTACACCGCACCAGTCACCGGTACACTGCACCAGTCACCGGTACACCGCACCAGTCACCGGTACACTGCACCAGTCACCGGTACACTGCACCAGTCACCGGTACACTGCACCAGTCACCGGTACACTGCACCAGTCGCCGGTACACAGCACCAGTCACCGGTACACCGCACCAGTCACCGGTACACCGCACCAGTCACCGGTACACCGCACCAGTCGCCGGTACACCGCACCAGTCACCGGTACACAGCACCAGTCACCGGTACACAGCACCAGTCGCCGGTACACTGCACCAGTCACCGGTACACAGCACCAGTCACCGGTACACAGCACCAGTCGCCGGTACACTGCACCAGTCACCGGTACACTGCACCAGTCACCGGTACACAGCACCAGTCACCGGTACACCGCACCAGTCACCGGTACACAGCACCAGTCACCGGTACACTGCACCAGTCGCCGATACACAGCACCAGTCACCGGTACACAGCACCAGTCGCCGGTACACTGCACCAGTCACCGGTACACTGCACCAGTCACCGGTACACCGCACCAGTCGCCGGTACACTGCACCAGTCGCCGGTACACTGCACCAGTCACCGGTACACCGCACCAGTCACCGGTACATCGCACCAGTCACCGGTACACCGCACCAGTCACCGGTACACCGCACCAGTCGCCGGTACACAGCACCAGTCGCCGGTACACCGCACCAGTCACCGGTACACCGCACCAGTCGCCGGTACACAGCACCAGTCGCCGGTACACTGCACCAGTCGCCGGTACACTGCACCAGTCACCGGTACACAGCACCAGTCACCGGTACACTGCATCAGTCGCCGGTACACAGCACCAGTCGCCGGTACACTGCACCAGTCACCGGTACACCGCACCAGTCACCGGTACACCGCACCAGTCGCCGGTACACAGCACCAGTCACCGGTACACAGCACCAGTCACCGGTACACAGCACCAGTCACCGGTACACAGCACCAGTCGCCGGTACACTGCACCAGTCGCCGGTACACTGCACCAGTCACCGGTACACAGCACCAGTCACCGGTACACTGCATCAGTCGCCGGTACACAGCACCAGTCGCCGGTACACCGCACCAGTCACCGGTACACCGCACCAGTCACCGGTACACTGCACCAGTCACCGGTACACTGCACCAGTCACCGGTACACTGCACCAGTCACCGGTACACAGCACCAGTCACCGGTACACTGCACCAGTCACCGGTACACTGCACCAGTCGCCGGTACACTGCACCAGTCACTGGTACACAGCACCAGTCACCGGTACACTGCATCAGTCGCCGGTACACAGCACCAGTCGCCGGTACACTGCACCAGTCACCGGTACACCGCACCAGTCACCGGTACACCGCACCAGTCGCCGGTACACAGCACCAGTCACCGGTACACAGCACCAGTCACCGGTACACAGCACCAGTCACCGGTACACAGCACCAGTCACCGGTACACAGCACCAGTCGCCGGTACACTGCACCAGTCGCCGGTACACTGCACCAGTCACCGGTACACAGCACCAGTCACCGGTACACTGCATCAGTCGCCGGTACACAGCACCAGTCGCCGGTACACTGCACCAGTCACCGGTACACCGCACCAGTCACCGGTACACTGCACCAGTCACCGGTACACTGCACCAGTCACCGGTACACTGCACCAGTCACCGGTACACTGCACCAGTCGCCGGTACACAGCACCAGTCACCGGTACACCGCACCAGTCACCGGTACACCGCACCAGTCACCGGTACACAGCACCAGTCACCGGTACACTGCATCAGTCGCCGGTACACAGCACCAGTCACCGGTACACCGCACCAGTCACCGGTACACAGCACCAGTCGCCGGTACACTGCATCAGTCGCCGGTACACAGCACCAGTCGCCGGTACACTGCACCAGTCACCGGTACACCGCACCAGTCACCGGTACACTGCACCAGTCACCGGTACACTGCACCAGTCACCGGTAC contains:
- the LOC138366816 gene encoding mucin-19-like, which gives rise to MSRLESLRGSSGLRGLYFGRDHRYTAPVTGTPHQSPVHRTGTLHQSPVHRTIRRYTAPVAGTPHQSPVHRTSHRYTAPVTGTPHQSPVHCTSHRYTAPVTGTLHQSPVHCTSRRYTAPVTGTPHQSPVHRTSHRYTAPVAGTPHQSPVHSTSHRYTAPVAGTLHQSPVHSTSHRYTAPVAGTLHQSPVHCTSHRYTAPVTGTPHQSPVHSTSHRYTAPVADTQHQSPVHSTSRRYTAPVTGTLHQSPVHRTSRRYTAPVAGTLHQSPVHRTSHRYIAPVTGTPHQSPVHRTSRRYTAPVAGTPHQSPVHRTSRRYTAPVAGTLHQSPVHCTSHRYTAPVTGTLHQSPVHSTSRRYTAPVTGTPHQSPVHRTSRRYTAPVTGTQHQSPVHSTSHRYTAPVAGTLHQSPVHCTSHRYTAPVTGTLHQSPVHSTSRRYTAPVTGTPHQSPVHCTSHRYTAPVTGTLHQSPVHSTSHRYTAPVTGTLHQSPVHCTSHWYTAPVTGTLHQSPVHSTSRRYTAPVTGTPHQSPVHRTSRRYTAPVTGTQHQSPVHSTSHRYTAPVTGTQHQSPVHCTSRRYTAPVTGTQHQSPVHCISRRYTAPVAGTLHQSPVHRTSHRYTAPVTGTLHQSPVHCTSHRYTAPVAGTQHQSPVHRTSHRYTAPVTGTQHQSPVHCISRRYTAPVTGTPHQSPVHSTSRRYTASVAGTQHQSPVHCTSHRYTAPVTGTLHQSPVHCTSHRYTAPVTGTLHQSPVHCTSRRYTAPVTGTPHQSPVHRTSHRYTAPVAGTPHRRLVHSTSHWYTAPVTGTQHQSPVHSTSRRYTAPVTGTQHQSPVHSTSHRYTAPVTGHSEIRAFDLDARADALLSRETSVRRKWGFACTIIS